Proteins co-encoded in one Actinomadura luteofluorescens genomic window:
- a CDS encoding transglutaminase-like domain-containing protein, whose protein sequence is MDFDAEPWDYLAASEAIDIEHPLVQAIASELRTGDDIAYARAAFDYVRDQIPHSMDTGDTRVPWRASDVLEQRTGLCFAQSHAYVALLRAGGIQAGLCYQQRPGFVHGLAAALVDDLWVRLDPRDPGVRFSASADALAYPDDPILPTVHAAPHPTVLNALKGMTALSVAALPTALGQPG, encoded by the coding sequence ATGGACTTCGACGCCGAACCCTGGGACTACCTCGCCGCGTCCGAGGCGATCGACATCGAGCACCCGCTCGTCCAGGCGATCGCCTCGGAGCTGCGCACCGGCGACGACATCGCCTACGCCCGGGCGGCGTTCGACTACGTCCGCGACCAGATCCCGCACTCCATGGACACGGGCGACACCCGCGTCCCGTGGCGGGCCTCCGACGTCCTCGAACAGCGCACGGGCCTGTGCTTCGCCCAGTCCCACGCCTACGTCGCGCTGCTGCGCGCGGGCGGAATCCAGGCGGGCCTGTGCTACCAGCAGCGCCCCGGCTTCGTCCATGGCCTGGCCGCCGCTCTCGTCGACGACCTGTGGGTTCGCCTCGACCCCCGCGACCCCGGCGTGCGCTTCTCGGCGTCCGCCGACGCCCTGGCCTATCCGGACGACCCGATCCTCCCGACGGTCCACGCGGCCCCGCACCCTACGGTCCTCAACGCTCTGAAGGGCATGACGGCCCTCAGCGTCGCGGCCCTTCCCACCGCCCTGGGTCAGCCGGGGTAG
- the dapB gene encoding 4-hydroxy-tetrahydrodipicolinate reductase: MTKVGVLGAQGRMGAEVCRAVEGADDMELVAAVDQGDPLDALTAAEVVVDFTHPGVVMDNLRWCVERGLHAVVGTTGFDPSRLDSVRSWLTEESSGNVVIAPNFGIGAVLMMHFAQKAAPFFESVEIVETHHPNKADAPSGTAYRTAELVAAARAEAGVAPSPDATTSGVEGARGADVDGVRVHAVRMSGAVAHQEVVLGGHGELFTIRHDSMNRESFMPGVLLAVRRVPELDRLTVGIEALLGL; this comes from the coding sequence GTGACAAAGGTCGGGGTGCTGGGCGCGCAGGGCCGGATGGGCGCCGAGGTGTGCCGCGCCGTGGAGGGCGCCGACGACATGGAGCTGGTGGCCGCGGTCGACCAGGGCGACCCGCTCGACGCGCTGACCGCCGCCGAGGTCGTCGTCGACTTCACCCACCCCGGCGTCGTCATGGACAACCTCCGGTGGTGCGTCGAGCGCGGCCTGCACGCCGTCGTCGGCACCACGGGCTTCGACCCGTCCCGGCTCGACTCGGTCCGCTCCTGGCTGACCGAGGAGTCGTCCGGGAACGTGGTGATCGCCCCGAACTTCGGGATCGGCGCCGTGCTGATGATGCACTTCGCGCAGAAGGCGGCCCCGTTCTTCGAGTCCGTCGAGATCGTCGAGACGCACCACCCGAACAAGGCGGACGCCCCGTCCGGCACCGCCTACCGCACCGCCGAACTGGTCGCCGCCGCCCGCGCCGAGGCGGGCGTCGCCCCGTCCCCGGATGCCACCACCTCCGGGGTCGAGGGCGCCCGCGGCGCCGACGTGGACGGCGTCCGCGTGCACGCCGTCCGCATGTCCGGCGCCGTCGCCCACCAGGAGGTGGTCCTCGGCGGACACGGCGAGCTGTTCACCATCCGGCACGACTCGATGAACCGCGAGTCGTTCATGCCCGGGGTCCTGCTGGCCGTCCGCAGGGTCCCCGAGCTCGACCGCCTCACGGTCGGCATCGAGGCGCTCCTCGGCCTGTGA
- a CDS encoding FMN-dependent NADH-azoreductase: MSRLLHISASPRGAASESLALAGAFLDAYRETHGDAVDHLDLWEAGLPAFGPAGANAKMTVLAGDAPSGEEAAAWRAAREVFERYDSYDRYLFSVPMWNSSVPYILKQFIDVVSQPGWVFRFDPEKGYSGLLEGKKAAVVYTSAVYGEGRGPAFGRDHQAPFLEGWLRWTGVTDISTAEFRPNLATADAETGRRSAHAEARELGKRF, from the coding sequence ATGTCCCGTCTGCTGCACATCTCCGCATCCCCGCGAGGCGCCGCGTCCGAGTCGCTGGCCCTGGCCGGAGCGTTCCTGGACGCCTACCGCGAGACCCACGGCGACGCCGTCGACCACCTCGACCTGTGGGAGGCCGGCCTTCCCGCCTTCGGTCCCGCCGGGGCCAACGCCAAGATGACCGTGCTCGCGGGCGACGCGCCGTCCGGCGAGGAGGCCGCCGCGTGGAGGGCCGCCCGGGAGGTCTTCGAGCGCTACGACTCCTACGATCGCTACCTGTTCAGCGTCCCGATGTGGAACTCCAGCGTCCCCTACATCCTCAAGCAGTTCATCGACGTCGTCTCGCAGCCCGGCTGGGTGTTCCGCTTCGACCCCGAGAAGGGCTACAGCGGCCTGCTGGAGGGCAAGAAGGCGGCCGTCGTCTACACCAGCGCCGTCTACGGGGAGGGCCGCGGGCCCGCGTTCGGCCGCGACCACCAGGCCCCGTTCCTCGAGGGCTGGCTGCGCTGGACGGGGGTCACCGACATCAGCACCGCCGAGTTCCGCCCGAACCTCGCCACCGCCGACGCCGAGACCGGGCGCCGCTCCGCGCACGCCGAGGCGCGCGAGCTCGGCAAGCGCTTCTGA
- a CDS encoding M16 family metallopeptidase, whose translation MTLPARAQEPGTTTTIHTDGAGAVRRTVLPGGLRIITETMPTVRSAAFGIWAAVGSRDEAPADAGASHYLEHVLFKGTRRRSALEISAAVDAVGGDLNAFTAKEYTCYYARVLDSDLPLAVDVVSDMVAGSVNRPEDVEAERGVILEEIHMRDDDPGDLIHDEFSTALYGDTPLGRPILGTEESINALSRDRIHGYYREHYVPSNLVVSVAGNIDHDEVVRLVSEAFAEHLHGDAAPAAPRLDGVPVPLDPRSVVIDKDTEQAHIILGGAGTSRTDERRFALGVLNAALGGGMSSRLFQEIREKRGLAYSVYSYTAQYADSGVFGVYAGCQPAKAEEVLSICRDELAKAAEGLDDEELERGKGQLRGAMVLGLEDTGSRMSRIGKSELVYESLLPVDEVLARIEAVTPDDVRAIARDVLAGPQALTVIGPVGDREFGA comes from the coding sequence GTGACCCTGCCGGCGAGGGCGCAGGAGCCCGGCACCACCACCACGATCCACACCGACGGCGCCGGCGCGGTCCGCCGCACCGTCCTGCCCGGCGGGCTGCGGATCATCACCGAGACGATGCCGACCGTGCGCTCCGCGGCGTTCGGCATCTGGGCGGCGGTCGGCTCCCGCGACGAGGCCCCCGCCGACGCCGGCGCCAGCCACTACCTGGAGCACGTGCTGTTCAAGGGCACCCGGCGGCGGTCGGCGCTGGAGATCTCCGCGGCGGTCGACGCGGTCGGCGGCGACCTCAACGCGTTCACCGCCAAGGAGTACACCTGCTACTACGCGCGGGTCCTGGACTCCGACCTGCCCCTCGCGGTGGACGTGGTCTCCGACATGGTGGCGGGGTCGGTGAACCGGCCCGAGGACGTCGAGGCCGAGCGCGGCGTGATCCTCGAAGAGATCCACATGCGCGACGACGACCCGGGCGACCTGATCCACGACGAGTTCTCCACGGCGCTGTACGGCGACACCCCGCTCGGGCGTCCCATCCTCGGCACCGAGGAGTCGATCAACGCGCTGTCCCGGGACCGGATCCACGGCTACTACCGGGAGCACTACGTCCCGTCCAACCTGGTGGTGTCGGTGGCGGGCAACATCGACCACGACGAGGTGGTCCGGCTGGTGTCTGAGGCGTTCGCCGAGCACCTGCACGGCGACGCCGCGCCCGCCGCGCCGCGGCTGGACGGCGTGCCCGTCCCCCTGGACCCGCGCAGCGTGGTGATCGACAAGGACACCGAGCAGGCGCACATCATCCTCGGCGGCGCCGGCACGTCCCGCACCGACGAGCGCCGGTTCGCGCTCGGCGTGCTGAACGCGGCGCTCGGCGGCGGCATGTCGTCCCGCCTCTTCCAGGAGATCCGCGAGAAGCGCGGCCTGGCGTACTCCGTCTACAGCTACACGGCCCAGTACGCCGACTCCGGCGTCTTCGGCGTCTACGCGGGCTGCCAGCCGGCCAAGGCCGAGGAGGTCCTGTCGATCTGCCGGGACGAGCTGGCCAAGGCCGCCGAGGGCCTGGACGACGAGGAACTGGAACGCGGCAAGGGCCAGCTGCGCGGCGCCATGGTCCTCGGCCTGGAGGACACCGGCTCCCGGATGAGCCGCATCGGCAAGAGCGAGCTGGTCTACGAGTCGCTGCTGCCCGTGGACGAGGTCCTGGCGCGCATCGAGGCCGTCACGCCCGACGACGTCCGCGCCATCGCCCGCGACGTGCTGGCGGGCCCGCAGGCCCTCACCGTGATCGGCCCGGTGGGGGACCGCGAGTTCGGAGCCTGA
- a CDS encoding polyribonucleotide nucleotidyltransferase: MDGAQSTEAVIDNGTFGTRTIRFETGRLARQAAGSAVAYLDDETMVLSATTASKKPKDNLDFFPLTVDVEERMYAAGRIPGSFFRREGRPSEDAILTCRLIDRPLRPSFTKGLRNEIQIVETIMALHPDHLYDVVAINAASMSTQLAGLPFSGPIGGVRVALIDGQWVGFPTHPELERATFDMVVAGRVLPDGDVAIMMVEAESTRDTIKLVGEGATAPTEETVAEGLDAAKPFIKVLCKAQSDLAAVAAKETAEYPVFLDYQDDVLAAVTDAVGQDLAQALTIAGKQERESRLDEIKAAAAEKLAEQFEGREKEISAAYRALTKKLVRERVIRDGLRMDGRGLKDIRQLTAEAHVIPRVHGSALFERGETQILGVTTLNMLRMEQTIDTLNPERTKRYMHNYNFPPYSTGETGRVGSPKRREIGHGALAERALIPVLPSREEFPYAIRQVSEALGSNGSTSMGSVCASTMSLLDAGVPLRQMVAGIAMGLINEGDEYVTLTDILGAEDAFGDMDFKVAGTRDLITALQLDTKLDGIPASVLAAALKQAKGARLAILDVMQEAIEAPAEMSPNAPRIITIKVPVDKIGEVIGPKGKMINSIQDDTGADITIEDDGTIYVGATDGPSAEAARQAINSIANPHMPEVGERFLGTVVKTTTFGAFVSLLPGKDGLLHVSQIRKLHGGARIENVEDVMGVGEKIQVEVTEIDQRGKLSLVPVEVVERESAAKAEGDGGGEAESASGDADGDSGERRDDGDRRGGPRRRRTRRGSDDSGQRNS; encoded by the coding sequence ATCGACGGTGCGCAGAGCACCGAAGCCGTGATCGACAATGGCACGTTCGGCACCCGCACCATCCGCTTCGAGACCGGCCGGCTGGCCCGGCAGGCGGCCGGCTCCGCCGTCGCCTACCTCGACGACGAGACGATGGTGCTGTCGGCGACCACCGCGTCGAAGAAGCCCAAGGACAACCTGGACTTCTTCCCGCTGACCGTGGACGTCGAGGAGCGGATGTACGCCGCCGGGCGCATCCCCGGCTCGTTCTTCCGCCGCGAGGGGCGTCCGTCCGAGGACGCCATCCTGACCTGCCGGCTGATCGACCGGCCGCTGCGGCCGTCGTTCACCAAGGGCCTGCGCAACGAGATCCAGATCGTCGAGACGATCATGGCGCTGCACCCCGACCACCTGTACGACGTCGTGGCGATCAACGCCGCCTCGATGTCCACGCAGCTGGCGGGCCTGCCGTTCTCCGGCCCGATCGGCGGCGTCCGCGTCGCGCTGATCGACGGCCAGTGGGTCGGCTTCCCGACCCACCCCGAGCTGGAGCGCGCGACGTTCGACATGGTCGTGGCCGGCCGGGTGCTGCCCGACGGCGACGTCGCGATCATGATGGTGGAGGCGGAGTCCACCCGCGACACCATCAAGCTCGTCGGCGAGGGCGCGACCGCGCCGACCGAGGAGACCGTCGCCGAGGGCCTCGACGCCGCCAAGCCCTTCATCAAGGTGCTGTGCAAGGCGCAGAGCGACCTCGCTGCCGTCGCCGCGAAGGAGACCGCCGAGTACCCCGTCTTCCTGGACTACCAGGACGACGTGCTCGCCGCCGTCACCGACGCCGTCGGCCAGGACCTGGCGCAGGCGCTGACCATCGCCGGCAAGCAGGAGCGCGAGTCCCGGCTCGACGAGATCAAGGCGGCCGCCGCCGAGAAGCTCGCCGAGCAGTTCGAGGGGCGCGAGAAGGAGATCTCCGCCGCCTACCGCGCCCTCACCAAGAAGCTGGTCCGCGAGCGCGTGATCCGCGACGGGCTGCGCATGGACGGCCGCGGCCTGAAGGACATCCGCCAGCTGACCGCCGAGGCGCACGTCATCCCGCGCGTGCACGGCTCGGCGCTGTTCGAGCGCGGCGAGACGCAGATCCTCGGCGTGACGACGCTGAACATGCTCCGCATGGAGCAGACGATCGACACGCTGAACCCCGAGCGCACCAAGCGCTACATGCACAACTACAACTTCCCGCCGTACTCCACCGGCGAGACCGGCCGGGTCGGCTCCCCGAAGCGCCGCGAGATCGGCCACGGCGCCCTCGCCGAGCGCGCCCTGATCCCGGTGCTGCCCTCGCGCGAGGAGTTCCCGTACGCGATCCGGCAGGTGTCGGAGGCGCTCGGCTCCAACGGCTCCACGTCGATGGGCTCGGTGTGCGCGTCCACCATGTCGCTGCTGGACGCGGGCGTCCCGCTCCGGCAGATGGTGGCGGGCATCGCGATGGGCCTGATCAACGAGGGCGACGAGTACGTCACGCTGACCGACATCCTCGGCGCCGAGGACGCCTTCGGCGACATGGACTTCAAGGTCGCCGGCACCCGTGACCTGATCACGGCCCTGCAGCTGGACACCAAGCTCGACGGCATCCCGGCCTCGGTGCTGGCCGCCGCGCTGAAGCAGGCCAAGGGCGCCCGCCTGGCGATCCTGGACGTGATGCAGGAGGCCATCGAGGCGCCCGCCGAGATGAGCCCGAACGCGCCGCGGATCATCACGATCAAGGTCCCGGTCGACAAGATCGGCGAGGTCATCGGCCCCAAGGGCAAGATGATCAACTCGATCCAGGACGACACCGGCGCCGACATCACGATCGAGGACGACGGCACCATCTACGTCGGCGCCACCGACGGGCCGTCCGCCGAGGCCGCGCGGCAGGCGATCAACTCGATCGCCAACCCGCACATGCCGGAGGTCGGCGAGCGGTTCCTCGGCACCGTCGTCAAGACCACGACGTTCGGCGCGTTCGTGTCGCTGCTGCCCGGCAAGGACGGCCTCCTGCACGTCTCGCAGATCCGCAAGCTGCACGGCGGCGCCCGGATCGAGAACGTCGAGGACGTCATGGGCGTCGGCGAGAAGATCCAGGTCGAGGTCACCGAGATCGACCAGCGCGGCAAGCTGTCGCTGGTGCCGGTCGAGGTGGTCGAGCGCGAGTCCGCCGCGAAGGCCGAGGGGGACGGCGGCGGCGAGGCCGAGTCCGCGTCCGGCGACGCCGACGGTGACTCCGGCGAGCGCCGCGACGACGGCGACCGGCGCGGTGGTCCGCGGCGCCGCCGCACCCGCCGCGGGTCGGACGACTCCGGCCAGCGCAACTCCTGA
- the rpsO gene encoding 30S ribosomal protein S15, which translates to MSLDTATKNQIIAEYATTEGDTGSPEVQVALLTRRINDLTEHLKEHKHDHHSRRGLLLLVGRRRRLLKYLSNKDINRYRQLIERLGLRR; encoded by the coding sequence GTGTCGCTCGACACCGCCACTAAGAACCAGATCATCGCCGAGTACGCGACCACTGAGGGTGACACCGGATCCCCGGAGGTCCAGGTCGCGCTGCTGACGCGCCGTATCAACGATCTGACCGAGCACCTGAAGGAGCACAAGCACGACCACCACAGCCGCCGCGGTCTGCTGCTGCTGGTCGGCCGTCGTCGCCGGCTCCTGAAGTACCTCTCGAACAAGGACATCAACCGCTACCGGCAGCTGATCGAGCGACTCGGGCTGCGCCGCTAG
- a CDS encoding bifunctional riboflavin kinase/FAD synthetase, with protein MRRWNGLDEVPADWGRSVITIGVFDGVHRGHQRIVGAAAEEARRRGLRSVVITFDPHPDEVVRPGTHPPLLATTRRRVELLEGLGTDAVVVVPFTLELSKVPPDEFVQSVLVDRLHAAHVIVGEDFRFGHKAKGDVALLRELGEKYDFTAEGMPLVADGDTISSTYIRGRLDAGDVEAAAHALGRPHRVEGVVVRGHQRGRALGFPTANLETLPHTEIPADGVYGGWLVCDSDRYPAFRWPAAISIGTNPTFEGAGERTVEAYALDRDDLDLYGEHMAVDFTARIRDTLKFDSVDALIEEMHRDVARAREITS; from the coding sequence GTGCGGCGCTGGAATGGCCTCGACGAGGTTCCCGCAGACTGGGGCCGTTCGGTGATCACCATCGGGGTGTTCGACGGCGTGCACCGCGGCCACCAGCGGATCGTGGGGGCCGCTGCCGAGGAGGCGCGGCGCCGCGGGCTGCGCTCGGTGGTCATCACGTTCGACCCGCATCCGGACGAGGTCGTCCGGCCCGGCACGCATCCGCCGCTGCTCGCCACGACCAGGCGCCGCGTCGAGCTGCTGGAGGGCCTCGGCACCGACGCGGTCGTGGTGGTGCCCTTCACGCTGGAGCTGTCGAAGGTGCCGCCGGACGAGTTCGTCCAGTCGGTGCTGGTCGACCGGCTGCACGCCGCCCACGTGATCGTCGGTGAGGACTTCCGGTTCGGGCACAAGGCCAAGGGCGACGTGGCGCTGCTGCGGGAGCTCGGCGAGAAGTACGACTTCACGGCCGAGGGCATGCCGCTGGTGGCCGACGGCGACACGATCTCGTCCACCTACATCAGGGGACGCCTCGACGCGGGCGACGTCGAGGCGGCCGCGCACGCGCTCGGCCGCCCGCACCGCGTCGAGGGCGTCGTCGTGCGCGGCCACCAGCGGGGCCGCGCGCTCGGGTTCCCCACCGCCAACCTGGAGACGCTGCCGCACACGGAGATCCCGGCGGACGGCGTCTACGGCGGCTGGCTGGTCTGCGACTCCGACCGCTACCCCGCGTTCCGCTGGCCGGCGGCGATCTCCATCGGGACGAACCCGACCTTCGAGGGCGCGGGGGAGCGGACCGTCGAGGCCTACGCCCTGGACCGCGACGACCTGGACCTCTACGGCGAGCACATGGCCGTCGACTTCACGGCCCGCATCCGGGACACGCTGAAGTTCGACTCCGTGGACGCGCTGATCGAGGAGATGCACCGAGACGTCGCCCGCGCCCGCGAGATCACCTCCTGA
- the trhA gene encoding PAQR family membrane homeostasis protein TrhA yields MTTVKDDPPVASPTRPRMRGWLHLGAFPAVLVAGLVLVALGPSPEARLASALYVATSGMLFGISGTYHRQQSHRLIEVLRRFDHANIYLIIAGTYTPFAVLALDGGVRVAVLAIVWTGAIAGVVFRTTWIGAPRFLYVTLYIVLGWVAVLFLPQFLSGAGLAACLLVALGGICYSVGGVVYGLRRPNPSPRWFGFHEVFHACTLAAYVLQYIAVSLVVYQSG; encoded by the coding sequence GTGACCACGGTGAAAGACGATCCCCCGGTGGCGTCCCCCACCCGGCCGCGCATGCGGGGCTGGCTGCACCTCGGTGCGTTCCCCGCGGTGCTCGTCGCGGGGCTCGTGCTGGTGGCGCTGGGCCCGAGCCCGGAGGCGCGGCTGGCGTCGGCCCTGTACGTGGCGACCTCGGGGATGCTGTTCGGGATCTCGGGGACGTACCACCGGCAGCAGTCGCACCGGCTGATCGAGGTGCTGCGCCGCTTCGACCACGCCAACATCTATCTGATCATCGCCGGGACGTACACGCCGTTCGCGGTGCTGGCACTGGACGGCGGCGTGCGCGTGGCCGTCCTCGCCATCGTGTGGACCGGGGCCATCGCCGGGGTCGTCTTCCGGACGACCTGGATCGGCGCTCCCCGCTTCCTCTACGTCACCCTGTACATCGTCCTGGGCTGGGTGGCGGTGCTGTTCCTGCCGCAGTTCCTGTCCGGAGCGGGCCTGGCCGCCTGCCTCCTGGTCGCGCTCGGCGGGATCTGCTACAGCGTCGGGGGAGTGGTGTACGGGCTGCGCCGCCCCAACCCGTCCCCGAGATGGTTCGGGTTCCACGAGGTGTTCCACGCCTGCACGCTGGCGGCCTACGTCCTGCAGTACATCGCGGTGTCCCTGGTCGTCTACCAGTCCGGCTGA
- the truB gene encoding tRNA pseudouridine(55) synthase TruB, which yields MESGLVIVDKPAGWTSHDVVGRMRRLAKTRKVGHAGTLDPMATGVLVLGIGKATRLLGHLALTRKGYDATIRLGESTNTDDAEGETIATASAEAVTEEALRAGVAELTGTIQQVPPQVSAIKVNGERAYKMARKGEDVELAARPVTVDEFAVLDVRRHGGLIDVDASVSCSSGTYIRALARDLGASLGCGGHLTALRRTRVGPYDLSMARTLDRLGEKLEILPMAEAVASVFPRRDVSDDDARKVAHGGRLPAVGLGPGPVGVFAPDGTLLALVEERGPVAKSLAVFVS from the coding sequence ATGGAATCGGGACTCGTCATCGTGGACAAGCCCGCCGGCTGGACGTCGCACGACGTCGTGGGGAGGATGCGGCGGCTGGCGAAGACCCGGAAGGTCGGGCACGCGGGCACCCTGGACCCGATGGCGACGGGCGTGCTCGTCCTCGGGATCGGCAAGGCCACCCGCCTGCTCGGGCACCTCGCGCTGACCCGCAAGGGCTACGACGCCACGATCCGGCTGGGCGAGTCGACCAACACCGACGACGCCGAGGGCGAGACCATCGCGACCGCGTCCGCCGAGGCCGTCACCGAGGAGGCGCTGCGGGCCGGCGTCGCGGAGCTGACCGGGACGATCCAGCAGGTCCCGCCGCAGGTCAGTGCCATCAAGGTGAACGGGGAGCGGGCCTACAAGATGGCCCGCAAGGGCGAGGACGTGGAGCTGGCCGCCCGCCCGGTGACCGTGGACGAGTTCGCGGTCCTGGACGTCCGGCGGCACGGCGGCCTGATCGACGTGGACGCCTCGGTGTCCTGCTCGTCGGGGACCTACATCCGGGCGCTGGCCCGCGACCTCGGCGCCTCGCTCGGCTGCGGCGGCCATCTGACCGCCCTGCGCCGCACCCGCGTCGGGCCCTACGACCTGTCGATGGCGCGCACGCTCGACCGGCTGGGCGAGAAGCTGGAGATCCTGCCGATGGCCGAGGCCGTCGCGTCGGTGTTCCCGCGCCGGGACGTCTCCGACGACGACGCTCGCAAGGTCGCGCACGGCGGGCGGCTGCCGGCCGTCGGCCTCGGGCCGGGCCCGGTGGGCGTCTTCGCGCCGGACGGGACGCTGCTCGCGCTCGTCGAGGAGCGGGGCCCGGTCGCCAAGTCCCTCGCGGTGTTCGTCTCCTGA
- a CDS encoding DHH family phosphoesterase, whose translation MNGPAETAIRAETGAPCGPGAPSGRGALSEPGPPPRSDGHAEAGAMSASGVPPESKPGGPFEAGVPSGLGPPSGFGPPPSRPELPEGSGGAHAELDWDRAVELIRGAREICLACHVVPDGDALGSMLALAQALRACGKRCLASFGEPFGVPAILRFLPGQEMLVEPARMPRAPELMISLDAAGRARLGSLAGAADRAGVLIVIDHHASNTGFGGVRLVDPDAAATAVLVEELIRRLGVPLDRDIAQGLYAGLASDTGSFKYPSTTPEVHDLAGRLLTAGVRPETVSRELWDRAPFDYLQVLAGALARARLERDAAGGRGLVWTAIAREDRRGLPYDQLEGIIDQLRRTDEAEVAVVCKETDDGRWYFSARSKGHIDLSRVCAALDGGGHREMAGFVWGGPVDEALDRLRALLPSDH comes from the coding sequence GTGAACGGCCCGGCCGAGACCGCGATCCGCGCCGAGACGGGCGCACCCTGCGGGCCGGGCGCACCGTCCGGACGGGGCGCCCTCTCCGAGCCGGGACCACCGCCCAGATCCGATGGGCACGCCGAGGCCGGCGCGATGTCGGCGTCCGGCGTGCCGCCTGAGTCCAAGCCCGGCGGTCCGTTCGAGGCGGGCGTCCCGTCCGGGCTCGGTCCACCGTCCGGGTTCGGTCCACCACCGTCCCGGCCGGAGTTGCCGGAGGGGTCCGGCGGCGCGCACGCCGAGCTCGACTGGGACCGCGCGGTCGAACTGATCCGCGGGGCCCGCGAGATCTGCCTCGCCTGCCACGTGGTCCCCGACGGCGACGCGCTCGGCTCGATGCTGGCGCTCGCGCAGGCGCTGCGCGCGTGCGGCAAGCGCTGCCTGGCCTCGTTCGGGGAGCCCTTCGGTGTCCCGGCGATCCTGCGGTTCCTGCCGGGCCAGGAGATGCTGGTCGAGCCGGCCCGGATGCCGCGCGCCCCGGAGCTGATGATCTCGCTGGACGCGGCGGGCCGGGCGCGGCTCGGCTCGCTCGCCGGCGCCGCCGACCGGGCCGGCGTCCTGATCGTCATCGACCACCACGCCTCCAACACCGGGTTCGGCGGCGTGCGGCTGGTCGACCCGGACGCCGCCGCCACGGCGGTGCTGGTCGAGGAGCTGATCCGCAGGCTCGGCGTGCCGCTCGACCGCGACATCGCGCAGGGCCTGTACGCGGGGCTCGCCAGCGACACCGGCTCGTTCAAGTACCCCTCCACCACTCCCGAGGTGCACGACCTGGCGGGACGGCTGCTGACGGCGGGCGTCCGGCCGGAGACGGTCAGCCGGGAGCTGTGGGACCGGGCTCCGTTCGACTACCTGCAGGTCCTCGCCGGGGCGCTGGCGCGGGCCCGGCTGGAGCGCGACGCCGCCGGCGGCCGCGGCCTGGTCTGGACGGCGATCGCCCGCGAGGACCGGCGCGGCCTGCCGTACGACCAGCTCGAAGGCATCATCGACCAGCTGCGCCGGACCGACGAGGCGGAGGTCGCCGTCGTGTGCAAGGAGACCGACGACGGCCGCTGGTACTTCTCCGCCCGGTCCAAGGGCCACATCGACCTGAGCAGGGTGTGCGCGGCGCTGGACGGCGGCGGTCACCGGGAGATGGCGGGCTTCGTCTGGGGTGGGCCGGTCGACGAGGCGCTCGACCGGCTGCGCGCCCTGCTGCCCTCCGACCACTGA
- the rbfA gene encoding 30S ribosome-binding factor RbfA — protein MVDAARARKLADRIQQIVAEMLERRIKDPRLGFVTVTDTRITNDLRDATVYYTVYGSDGERAETAAALESAKGVIRSEVGRKTGVRHTPSITFVMDSLMENAAHIDDLLAQARAKDAEVARAAQGASPAGDANPYREPDSGEDEDDDLDEDGLDAHDAAGDGEDGRSGRPSS, from the coding sequence ATGGTGGACGCAGCTCGGGCGCGCAAGCTCGCCGACCGCATCCAGCAGATCGTCGCCGAGATGCTGGAGAGGCGGATCAAGGATCCGCGGCTCGGCTTCGTGACCGTGACGGACACCCGCATCACCAACGACCTGCGCGACGCCACCGTGTACTACACGGTGTACGGGTCGGACGGCGAGCGCGCCGAGACGGCCGCCGCGCTGGAGAGCGCCAAGGGCGTCATCCGGTCGGAGGTGGGCCGGAAGACGGGCGTCCGCCACACGCCCAGCATCACCTTCGTGATGGACTCCCTGATGGAGAACGCGGCGCACATCGACGACCTGCTGGCCCAGGCCCGCGCCAAGGACGCCGAGGTGGCGAGGGCCGCGCAGGGCGCCTCCCCCGCGGGGGACGCCAACCCCTACCGCGAGCCCGACTCCGGCGAGGACGAGGACGACGATCTCGACGAGGACGGCCTCGACGCGCACGACGCCGCGGGGGACGGTGAGGACGGCCGCTCCGGACGCCCGTCGTCGTGA
- a CDS encoding DUF503 domain-containing protein, translating to MYVGALTLDLLLGDVRSLKQKRSVLRPVIAEVHKRFPAVAVAETGDHDLHRRAEIGVAVVSGTAANCTEVLDQCERLVAGRPEIELLSARQRLFSGED from the coding sequence GTGTACGTGGGTGCGTTGACGCTCGACCTGCTGCTGGGGGACGTCCGCTCGCTGAAGCAGAAGCGGTCGGTCCTGCGCCCCGTCATCGCCGAGGTGCACAAGCGCTTCCCGGCGGTGGCCGTCGCCGAGACCGGCGACCACGACCTGCACCGCAGGGCGGAGATCGGGGTGGCGGTGGTGTCGGGCACGGCGGCCAACTGCACGGAGGTCCTCGACCAGTGCGAGCGGCTCGTGGCCGGACGGCCGGAGATCGAACTGCTGTCCGCCCGGCAGCGTCTGTTCAGCGGCGAGGACTGA